In one Arthrobacter jinronghuae genomic region, the following are encoded:
- a CDS encoding GH1 family beta-glucosidase, whose amino-acid sequence MNNNASFPSGFVWGAATAAYQVEGAASEDGRKDSIWDTFSRVPGAVVNGDNGDIACDHYHRMDDDVALMKSLNLGSYRFSTSWARIRPDGGPVNAAGLDFYSRLTDSLLEAGIQPWLTLYHWDLPQALQDQGGWANRDTAYRFADYALSVHDVLGDRVTAWTTLNEPWCSAYVGYASGEHAPGLQDRKLAVAANHHLLLAHGLAVQALKGRDPGLDTGLTLNFTVADPADPQNPDDVDAARRIDGQFNRMFADPVFHGKYPEDVVADLAPYGFESHVQDGDLAVISSPIDFLGVNYYHGDAFTKTPPTAPLTTAAPSARPTASPYPAADGIHAVRRGLPQTNMGWEIQPEGLRRLLNRLQRDYTGPAGVPLYITENGAAFDDDVVADGTVQDLDRLDFIRSHLAAVQDAVADGVDVRGYFAWSLMDNFEWAWGYAKRFGIVHVDYETLQRTPKASARWYAEAAAANALPAGTPVPGGTPAYVVSSEL is encoded by the coding sequence CCTTCAGCCGCGTTCCCGGCGCAGTGGTGAACGGTGACAACGGGGACATCGCCTGCGACCACTATCACCGCATGGACGATGACGTGGCCCTCATGAAGTCACTGAACCTGGGCTCTTACCGGTTCTCCACCTCCTGGGCACGGATCCGGCCCGACGGCGGCCCGGTCAACGCTGCGGGGCTGGACTTCTACAGCAGGCTGACGGATTCGCTGCTCGAAGCCGGGATCCAGCCGTGGCTGACCCTGTACCACTGGGACCTGCCGCAGGCCCTGCAGGACCAGGGCGGCTGGGCCAACCGGGACACGGCGTACCGGTTTGCCGACTACGCCCTCAGCGTCCATGACGTGCTGGGCGACCGGGTGACGGCCTGGACCACCCTGAACGAGCCCTGGTGCTCCGCCTACGTCGGCTACGCCAGCGGCGAGCATGCGCCCGGACTGCAGGATCGAAAACTCGCGGTTGCCGCGAACCACCACCTGCTGCTGGCGCACGGACTTGCCGTCCAGGCGCTTAAGGGACGGGACCCGGGACTGGACACCGGCCTGACCCTGAACTTCACGGTTGCGGATCCCGCCGATCCGCAGAACCCCGACGACGTCGACGCAGCCCGCCGCATCGACGGGCAGTTCAACCGGATGTTCGCGGACCCCGTCTTCCATGGGAAGTACCCCGAGGACGTGGTGGCGGACCTGGCTCCCTACGGCTTCGAATCCCACGTCCAGGACGGAGACCTGGCGGTCATCAGTTCCCCCATCGACTTCCTGGGGGTGAATTACTACCACGGTGATGCCTTCACCAAGACTCCGCCGACGGCACCCCTGACGACGGCGGCCCCCTCGGCACGTCCTACGGCGAGCCCGTATCCTGCCGCCGACGGGATCCATGCCGTGCGGCGCGGACTGCCGCAAACGAACATGGGCTGGGAAATCCAGCCCGAGGGACTTCGGCGGCTGCTGAACCGGCTGCAGCGCGATTACACCGGGCCGGCGGGCGTGCCGCTGTACATTACCGAGAACGGTGCAGCCTTCGACGACGACGTCGTGGCCGACGGGACCGTCCAGGACCTGGACCGGCTCGACTTCATCCGGTCGCACCTCGCAGCGGTGCAGGACGCGGTGGCGGACGGCGTCGACGTCCGCGGCTACTTTGCCTGGTCCCTGATGGACAACTTTGAGTGGGCCTGGGGCTACGCCAAGCGGTTCGGGATTGTGCACGTCGATTACGAAACCCTGCAGCGGACGCCCAAGGCCAGCGCCCGCTGGTACGCGGAAGCGGCCGCCGCCAATGCCCTGCCCGCAGGCACTCCGGTGCCGGGCGGAACACCAGCGTATGTCGTATCGTCGGAACTATGA